TTCGCAGTTTCAGGGGCAGAGGTATTAgatgttattattttaagctGCCGGAAAATGCGAGTTTTTCTGCGTTATTTTGTAtatctgctgctgatgttgtcgCCTGCATTGGTACAAGGCCAAGGTAAGTTTGCAGTAAAAACATGTGtgcaatatatttaaagaatgGCATAAACAGGTCATGTGTTGGATAAGCCCGTAACGGAGCTGTGTCTCACCTGCATTTGTGAGGCCATCAGTGGCTGCAACGCCACGGCGATTTGCACCAGCCCGGAAAAGGGGGCATGCGGCATATTCCGCATCACCTGGGGATATTGGGTGGATGCAGGGAAACTGACAGTCAATGGAGAGCATCCCGATTCGGAGAAGGCCTTCATCAACTGCGCCAATGATCCGCACTGCGCCGCCGACTTGGTGCAAAACTACATGAAGAAGTTCAATCAGGACTGCAACGATGACGGCGAGATGGATTGCCATGATTATGCGCGAATCCATAAACTGGGCGCCTACGGCTGTCAGGCGGACATGCCATACAATTTCCAAAGTGTGTTCGAGGAGTGCATCGAGAAGTACGAGGATGAGGGATttcagtaaataaaaaaaaacaaaaatgattttaaactTGTAGTTTTTATTCCTTCGCGAGTTACGACTGATTGGAAACCGGATCGTTGCATTTCCTACTACTAAAATTAGTCACTTTTGATGGCGCTCATTCTCGATAATAAAAGCCAGTAGTCACTGCTGAAATCGTTTCAGTGGCCGAACAATCGCGAAAGGCATCGAATCGGAAGTGAATACTCAACAGAAGCAATGCATAGTACACATGTAGTATATTTTGTAGTGGGCCTCACACTTGGTGGCCTTTGGGTGCAAGCTGAGGTCCAAAAACCCATCACAGAACAATGTCTGGTCTGTATGTGTGAGGCATTGAGTGGCTGCAACGCGACGGCTGTGTGCGTGAATGGGGCATGTGGCATTTTCAGGATCACCTGGGATCAGTGGGTGGACTCTGGAAGATTGACCATACCAGGCGACTCGCCTTTGACGGATAGTTGTAAGAATAGTGTACATCTTTTAAATTagtgaatttatttatgattggaTATTGAATATTCAGCTTTTACCAACTGTGCCAATGATCCATATTGTGCAGCCGACACTTTGCAGAGCTATATGGTGAAGTACGGACAGGATTGCAACGACGATGAGAAGGAGGACTGCTACGACTATGGAGCCATTCACTATATGGGTCCCTTCAACTGCAAGGCGGATATGCCCTATACCTACGAGAGCATTTTCAAGCGATGTCTGAGGAATGCCATGCGGGATGACAAGCGTCAGAAATCCAGCTAGGCCTAGAGAAGTTTTCCTAGTATTAAGCAGCCAACTGTTGAGGAAGAGTCCGTGTAATTTATGTGCGAATAAATCATAGCTAATATAGGCGTTAAGTTCGATTAATAAGCTAGTGGCTTGATGTCAACTGAGATCAGTTGTCTGGTCAACATCGCACTTGCAGGTCGGGTTCTCGATTCTCGATTCTCGATCGGATGCAAAGCTCAGTTATGCTTCGATTGCTCGTTTGTTTGTGGCTACTGGTGCACAGTGGTTCCAGCTTTGAGGGTAAGTGCGCCCCACCTATAGAGGGCATCAAGCCCGCAGCATTTGTGCTTTATAACCACTGTGCAACTTACGTGGTTGAGAGTGCTCTATAATTATGGTAATCCAACTGGGTTCGCTGTAAACTAAAGCCAGCTTATAGGAATAGCTCTATACTATAAAGCCGGCTGCTACATCCGCCCACTTCCACTTTTCTCGTGCACTGaatgtaaaataatataatcaataatataattctttatttatatttaaagtctTCTTAAGAAAAATCCCATGTATAATCAGATTAATTTACCTTTAGCGTAATTCTTTGAAATAAGTAAGAATTTATGgttatttctttctgtgtataTAGTGCAAAACAAACCCGTCACGGAAGATTGCCTAGACTGCCTGTGCGAAACAATGAGTGGCTGCAATGCATCCGCAATTTGCGTGAATGGGGCCTGCGGCATATTCCGGATCACTTGGGGCTACTGGGTGGAGGCGGGCAAACTGACTTTGCCCACAGACACAGCCCTCTCCGAAGAAGGTAGGTTGACCATATCTTAGTTGTAGATCCATTCCATTGCCAATGTCCTTTGCTTAGCCTTTACGAACTGCGTGAATCAGCCCCACTGTGCAGCCAACACGGTTCAGAACTATATGTTCAAGCATGGCCAGGATTGCAATGGAGATGACCACATCGACTGCCTGGATTTTGGAGCTCTCCACAAGCTGGGCAATCTGAAGTGCCAGGAAGAGTTGCCCTACATCTTCGCCAAGGTCTTCAATCGATGTCTGAAATCCAAGGAGCGATTGGCTGAGGGAAAGATCATCAAAGAGCAGGAAACGGTGGTGTCAACATAATTGATTCTTTATTGGGTTTCTGCGTTTCTGCCCCACTTCTCGGGGatatctttgtctgtttttaaaacaatcCTGGTAACACATATACACGTACATACATCGAAACATTGCTTATGTTTGCGTTTGAACAGTTTCCAATATAGGTATGGATTCTATAGATTtagttacagatacagatatatatataatatatatagaggGGTATATGAAAACTACTTTAATATGCTCTCGccttttgtaatttgttaGTCAACATGTTAACATACTGGTAGTACATagttttataatatattcagATTCTGGCTTACGTTTGCTAAAGCTTGGCTCTAACATCGGTTTGCCTTTCAGTGGTCATGGTTCTATATCTCGAGCTGAGGCTCTCTCTATTAAGGGGTATTCGGTTTAGTAGTCTAGTATTCGGAAACTTGAAAGTAAAGAGGACTATTACGGATATTTTCATCGGAATCTGTTCAAATTGAAAGTGTATCAACAACCTTTTAATTGGTAATGATTCATATGAgctgagactgagactgagagGCAATGTCGAACGAAAGGCAGCAATATCATCCTATTCTTATCATATCTCTAGACGGTGAAGAGTTATGAAAGTGGGCAGTGAACGTAATGAAAACTAAGTGGAAGTTTCTGCTTAAAACTAAGATCGAAAATGAATGCAAAATATTAGCGGAAAAATCAGTGCTTGCCAAAGGTTTATCATTCATACAAATGTTTGGCATAGTTTGTTTCTTCTGAACCAAAAGcattaaatgccaaaaacgcCCACAATCAAGTAAATATGCAGACGCAAGTACAATGAAGGTGAATTAAATTTTAGGTTTCTAtagtgaatttttttttttaagaaactATAGTAgtagtatttttaaatatttggcttttctgTGTTCTATTTCGAGTACAAAATTATGGAAATGATGAGGCCTAACTGACAAAATCCGATCATAAAATTACAATCAAGCTCGtttcatgtgtgtgtgttggggTGTGTGTGAGATGGAGGTCTGCTTCCATCCGCTCCTGGTTCTGATCTGGATTGATATTCATAGTACGGTTACACGGGTACTTGGTGATGGTCTTACATGGCTAGAATTGCAACTGGAAATATGCGTTTTTGCTGGCTAACTGGGTGCCCTGGCTCACTTCTTGCTGTTGGCATCgttggccaacagcagctCCTTGGCCTCCTTCTTGCCCCGCTTCTTCTCCTCCTTGGCGTGCAGCTTGGCCAgacgctcctcctccttggccaGTCGCTTTTCCTCCTGCAAAATCGGAGAGTGAATAACTTTGctcgcatttgcattcgcatgCAGTGGAAATCATAAACAAGAAAATCGGAATTGCTGGCGCTTTACGAGCCAGCCGTGCTCATAAGTTTGGAAATTTATGCTTTGCCGGCACAAAAGCCAGCAGCATTTCCCTCCCCCCGCCAATTTCCCTAAGCCCTTTCCCTTTCGCCCGCGATtaatgaaaaacttttccaaaaCAGTTGGTAATAAGAAAAAGGGGAACGAGGCCAATTacaaacaatgcaaatatgcaCTGGCTGGCTCAGAAACTCTTGGTGGGGTGGAAAACAATGCATTCTGCGAACAGAAAAGGGAACGGGGATCCACCGGATTCTCAGCAATTTCACCCACCTTCCTGGCTTCCTTCTCTGCCTTCAGCTTGagcttctcctccttcttcttgcGCTCAACGGACTCGTTCTTCTTATTGTCAGCCTTCTCTCCTGGAATTTCATAAGTTTCCGTGATATGATAAGCGAGTATTTGATAAAATATAGacatgtatttttataaaatgttactCAGTAAGCATTTAAACCAAATTAAACTCACTCTGATATAAAATGTTACTCAGTAAGCatttaaaccaaataaaactcACTCTGATTGCTGGCGGCGgagaaaagcggaaaactgcGACTGGAAGAGCTTGACGAGGGCTTGGGATTACCAGCCGATCCAGCTCCAGTTGATCCTGAATTGCTGGCAGAGCATCCGGCTGTGGCCCTCGAGCAGCCTGCTCCTTGTGGAGTCGACTTGGAGGCAGTACCAGTGGTTTTACCCTGCGGAACAGAAGCTGGCGGCTTCTTGTCCTTGGGCATCACGTAAGCGTTTTTCGGCAGCGAGTTCTTCGAGGTCAGTGGGCAGATCTTTGCCCCGCCCGCCTtcaaagggggcggggccagTGCGGAGCAGCTCAGCTGGATGTTCATCGGACTGGGGCGACGTGGCGGTGGCGACGATCCGGATTCACGCAGCAATGGAGCCAGCTCATGGGCACTGGACTTTGTATAAGTGGAGTAACTACAAAGATACAGGGTAACCATTTGTATCATATCTTTTCATATTTGATCTGGGTGGAACCACTCACCGAAATCTTGGATTGCTGACGTGCACGGGCGAAGGATGCGGCACTTTGGCCGGACTGCGGAACTCCTTGATCGGCGGCAGGCGGTTCTGGATGTCCATCAGTCGGTTCTTCACATGCCTTCGACCAGGATACGTGTGCGTGGGCGTCATCATTCCACTGGCtacacttccgtttccgcccactcctcctccgccaCTTCCGCTCGACGATGAGCCGGAGATGGGCGTGGAGGAGCTGTTGGTGAGCGTGTGCAGCGGTTTCCTTGGCACGGCACCGGAGCAACCAATTGGACAGCCACCATGATGCGAATGCGATGTTCCATTTTCGCGCGGTGAGAGGGAACTGCCCGAGGATCCGGATGGAGTGGGCGAGGCCaggctgtgtgtgtgatggtgggtggtgggcgatGGCGGTGCCAGGTGATTGGAGCTGGAAGCCACGGCCGGCGAGGCCGGTGAGCAGGGACCGTTGCTCGATATGGAAGACGTCTTGGAGTAGTGCGAGTAGCCGGAGGCCGACGAAGCCGCCGATCCCGTCGAGCTCATCGAGTACAGGCTGTCCGACTGGGAGACACGGCCATGGGCCGATCCCCGGGCGGTGTAATGATGCGGATGATGCCGCCCCACCGCCGACTTGTGCAGCGTGGGCTGGTGGAACGAGTGGTGCCCGCTGTGCGCATCATTCATCGAGTAGGAGCTGGCCGAGGGCACCACCCCGCCGGCGGCCACTCCGGCGGAGGCCCAGCTCTTGGCGCCCATCGAGTAGCTGCTGGCCGACTCCTGGATACGCCAAGTGCCCGAGGACGAGGTCAGACGATTGACCCGGGCCCGGCAAATGACGCAGCGCAGCGGCAACAGGCGCTGGGCCACCGCACTCTGG
This sequence is a window from Drosophila teissieri strain GT53w chromosome 2R, Prin_Dtei_1.1, whole genome shotgun sequence. Protein-coding genes within it:
- the LOC122614472 gene encoding LOW QUALITY PROTEIN: lysozyme (The sequence of the model RefSeq protein was modified relative to this genomic sequence to represent the inferred CDS: deleted 1 base in 1 codon); this translates as STSHLQVGSRFSILDRMQSSVMLRLLVCLWLLVHSGSSFEVQNKPVTEDCLDCLCETMSGCNASAICVNGACGIFRITWGYWVEAGKLTLPTDTALSEEAFTNCVNQPHCAANTVQNYMFKHGQDCNGDDHIDCLDFGALHKLGNLKCQEELPYIFAKVFNRCLKSKERLAEGKIIKEQETVVST
- the LOC122614090 gene encoding lysozyme 2 → MRVFLRYFVYLLLMLSPALVQGQGHVLDKPVTELCLTCICEAISGCNATAICTSPEKGACGIFRITWGYWVDAGKLTVNGEHPDSEKAFINCANDPHCAADLVQNYMKKFNQDCNDDGEMDCHDYARIHKLGAYGCQADMPYNFQSVFEECIEKYEDEGFQ
- the LOC122613766 gene encoding lysozyme 2 — protein: MHSTHVVYFVVGLTLGGLWVQAEVQKPITEQCLVCMCEALSGCNATAVCVNGACGIFRITWDQWVDSGRLTIPGDSPLTDSSFTNCANDPYCAADTLQSYMVKYGQDCNDDEKEDCYDYGAIHYMGPFNCKADMPYTYESIFKRCLRNAMRDDKRQKSS
- the LOC122613763 gene encoding mucin-5AC, whose product is MPFGRKSPLEALALPGVMLAYKYSQFRQRRREAASRRVTERELSALHHKIDKLLSKLEEESEPDPPTSQEDECVICINARATMQTSPCGHRVVCRRCFVKTIQSAVAQRLLPLRCVICRARVNRLTSSSGTWRIQESASSYSMGAKSWASAGVAAGGVVPSASSYSMNDAHSGHHSFHQPTLHKSAVGRHHPHHYTARGSAHGRVSQSDSLYSMSSTGSAASSASGYSHYSKTSSISSNGPCSPASPAVASSSNHLAPPSPTTHHHTHSLASPTPSGSSGSSLSPRENGTSHSHHGGCPIGCSGAVPRKPLHTLTNSSSTPISGSSSSGSGGGGVGGNGSVASGMMTPTHTYPGRRHVKNRLMDIQNRLPPIKEFRSPAKVPHPSPVHVSNPRFRYSTYTKSSAHELAPLLRESGSSPPPRRPSPMNIQLSCSALAPPPLKAGGAKICPLTSKNSLPKNAYVMPKDKKPPASVPQGKTTGTASKSTPQGAGCSRATAGCSASNSGSTGAGSAGNPKPSSSSSSRSFPLFSAASNQREKADNKKNESVERKKKEEKLKLKAEKEARKEEKRLAKEEERLAKLHAKEEKKRGKKEAKELLLANDANSKK